A genomic region of Thermodesulfitimonas autotrophica contains the following coding sequences:
- the uvrC gene encoding excinuclease ABC subunit UvrC gives MKERVRGMEELIEKVNKLPEEPGVYLFKDDAGQVLYVGKAVSLRHRVRSYFQGSQSPKVLALLEKARDLAYIVTANEVEALVLEANLIKAHRPRYNVVLKDDKTYPYIKVTVAEEFPRVLFARRRGKDGARYFGPYTRSGAVYETLRFLRTLFPFRSCKGTVPTRSRPCLNYHIRRCPGPCAGSADPEKYRRGIEALCLFLEGRYSAVKRHLEAEMRTAAERLEFERAAVLRDRLRALEVILARQRVVSAKGEDLDVVALARENEQAVAAVLQVREGRLIAQEQFGLSGVAGQSDAAVLSGFLKQYYSGISASFPREVILPVDLGEEAPAICAYLTERVGKRVRLTVPQRGRKKELLALARKNAAVALAEAEVEVAAGEETLRELAAALALEKLPQRIEGYDASSLQGAAPVVVMVVFKEGRPFKSGYRRFAVAPVGKPDDYGALREALRRRLARAREEEKAIASGQLVPRVAKFWPLPDLVLVDGGPAQAAVARTVLAEFGYDHIPVFGLAKENEWLYRPGETTPVILPRESAALRLLQRVRDEAHRFAVAFHRKRRATGLRSVLEEIKGIGPARRRALLKNFPSLEALKAAGLEELSQVPGMNRKAARAVYEYLQRYCGGEN, from the coding sequence GTGAAGGAGCGAGTGCGCGGGATGGAGGAGTTGATAGAGAAGGTTAACAAGCTTCCGGAAGAGCCGGGCGTCTACCTTTTTAAAGATGACGCAGGGCAGGTCCTCTACGTAGGAAAGGCGGTCTCGCTACGGCACCGGGTGCGTTCTTATTTTCAGGGGAGCCAGTCACCCAAAGTTTTGGCGCTGTTGGAAAAGGCGCGCGACCTCGCGTACATTGTTACCGCTAACGAGGTGGAGGCGCTCGTTCTCGAGGCAAACCTCATTAAGGCGCACCGGCCCCGCTACAATGTGGTGCTGAAAGACGATAAGACTTATCCTTACATCAAGGTTACAGTGGCGGAGGAGTTTCCCCGGGTTCTCTTCGCCCGGCGGCGGGGCAAGGACGGGGCGCGCTACTTCGGGCCGTACACCCGGTCGGGGGCGGTTTACGAGACTTTGCGCTTCCTCCGCACCCTTTTCCCCTTCCGTTCGTGCAAGGGGACGGTGCCCACCCGGAGCCGGCCCTGCCTCAACTACCACATCCGGCGCTGCCCGGGCCCTTGCGCGGGTTCTGCCGACCCGGAGAAGTACCGGCGGGGGATCGAGGCGCTCTGCCTTTTCCTCGAAGGGCGTTACAGTGCGGTGAAGCGCCACCTCGAGGCGGAGATGCGGACGGCGGCGGAACGGCTCGAATTTGAACGGGCGGCGGTGCTCCGGGACCGGCTCCGGGCGCTCGAGGTTATCCTTGCCCGGCAGCGGGTGGTTTCCGCGAAGGGCGAGGATCTTGACGTGGTGGCCCTGGCGCGGGAAAATGAGCAAGCGGTAGCGGCGGTGCTTCAGGTCCGGGAGGGGCGCCTCATTGCCCAAGAGCAATTCGGGCTCAGTGGGGTTGCCGGGCAGAGCGACGCCGCAGTGCTATCCGGGTTTTTGAAGCAGTATTACAGCGGGATTTCGGCTTCTTTCCCGCGCGAGGTGATTCTGCCCGTCGATTTGGGGGAGGAAGCGCCGGCGATTTGCGCTTACCTCACGGAACGGGTAGGGAAGAGAGTGCGGCTCACCGTGCCGCAGCGGGGAAGGAAGAAGGAACTGTTGGCCCTGGCGAGGAAAAACGCGGCGGTGGCGCTCGCCGAAGCAGAAGTAGAGGTGGCTGCGGGCGAAGAAACGCTCCGGGAGTTGGCGGCGGCACTGGCGCTCGAGAAGCTGCCGCAGCGGATTGAGGGTTACGATGCCTCTTCGCTTCAGGGTGCGGCACCGGTGGTGGTGATGGTGGTTTTCAAAGAAGGCCGACCCTTCAAGAGCGGCTACCGCCGGTTTGCGGTGGCGCCGGTCGGGAAACCGGACGATTACGGGGCGCTGCGCGAGGCTCTGCGGCGGCGCCTTGCCAGGGCGCGGGAGGAGGAAAAGGCGATCGCCTCCGGCCAGTTGGTGCCCCGGGTGGCGAAGTTCTGGCCGCTTCCCGACCTTGTTCTGGTTGACGGCGGTCCGGCGCAGGCAGCGGTGGCCCGGACAGTTTTGGCAGAATTCGGCTACGACCATATTCCCGTCTTCGGGTTGGCTAAGGAGAATGAGTGGCTTTACCGGCCGGGCGAGACCACGCCGGTAATTTTACCGCGCGAAAGCGCCGCGCTGCGGCTTCTGCAACGGGTGCGGGATGAAGCCCACCGGTTTGCCGTTGCGTTTCACCGGAAGCGCCGGGCTACCGGTTTGCGGTCGGTGCTGGAGGAGATCAAAGGGATCGGGCCGGCCCGGCGGCGGGCGCTTTTGAAGAATTTCCCGTCGCTTGAGGCGCTCAAGGCTGCCGGTTTGGAGGAACTCAGCCAGGTACCGGGAATGAATCGGAAGGCGGCCCGCGCCGTTTACGAGTACCTTCAGCGATACTGCGGGGGAGAGAATTGA
- a CDS encoding amylo-alpha-1,6-glucosidase, with the protein MHFGLEAWRTFERGCEREWFVTNGLGGFAAGTIIGANTRRYHGLLIAALNPPVRRFLLLAKLDERIEAGGVFYNLATNYTAGGATESGFVHLVRAQFCPFPEFFYCCGHIQLRKLIFMPHGQNATVILYRVTNAGPPARLILTPLINYRDYHGNSYRGQISFHQEPIADGVRISGPEGLPPLLLRISNGEFSAAPDWFYGMRYPEEEARGLNPWEDHYQPGRFTVELPAASEKVFAVVAAAGPGPKPEEAEALLAAERERLAAVEQAAGFADSFARALVRAADAFLVQRASGAATIIAGYPWFTDWGRDTMIALPGITLLTGRFQAAREILELFGAYVREGLLPNYFPDDGGEPLYNTVDAALWYCQAVYKYFQYTRDEDFVVKTALPAMREIVTRYAGGTRYGIVMADDGLLKAGNPDIQLTWMDAKVGDWVVTPRHGKAVEINALWYNAACILEEFHARFKLPDPLPGLAAKIQKGFRAFWHPAGYLYDVLREEEKEAKIRPNQIFAVSLPFSPLSQDEAEAVVRRVEAELYTPYGLRSLSARDPDYKGHYAGDQRQRDAAYHQGTVWSWLIGPFVTAYRKVHCYSPDSQERARVYLSPFQDHLADHGIGSVSEIFDGDWPHRPRGCFAQAWSVAEVLRAYVEEVLEKRAGRG; encoded by the coding sequence GTGCACTTCGGGTTGGAAGCATGGCGGACATTCGAACGAGGCTGCGAGCGGGAGTGGTTCGTAACCAACGGGCTTGGTGGCTTCGCCGCGGGGACGATCATCGGGGCCAATACGCGGCGCTACCACGGGCTGCTGATCGCCGCGCTCAACCCCCCGGTCCGCCGCTTTTTACTGCTGGCCAAACTCGACGAACGGATTGAAGCGGGGGGCGTTTTCTACAACCTGGCGACTAACTATACTGCCGGCGGGGCGACGGAAAGCGGCTTCGTCCACCTGGTGCGGGCGCAGTTTTGCCCGTTTCCCGAATTCTTTTACTGCTGCGGCCACATCCAGTTGCGGAAGCTTATCTTTATGCCTCACGGCCAGAATGCCACGGTGATCCTCTACCGGGTGACTAACGCTGGACCTCCAGCACGCCTCATCTTGACCCCCTTGATAAACTATCGTGATTACCACGGCAACAGCTACAGGGGCCAGATAAGCTTTCACCAGGAACCCATCGCGGACGGGGTGAGGATTAGCGGTCCGGAAGGCTTGCCGCCGCTTTTGCTCCGCATAAGCAATGGTGAATTTTCGGCCGCGCCTGACTGGTTCTACGGAATGCGCTACCCAGAAGAGGAGGCGCGCGGCCTCAACCCTTGGGAGGACCACTATCAGCCCGGACGCTTTACAGTTGAGCTTCCTGCGGCGAGCGAAAAGGTTTTCGCCGTGGTTGCCGCAGCGGGGCCGGGGCCCAAACCGGAGGAGGCAGAAGCGCTGCTCGCGGCGGAGCGGGAGCGGCTGGCGGCAGTGGAGCAGGCGGCGGGTTTTGCCGACTCCTTTGCCCGCGCTCTGGTGCGGGCCGCGGATGCCTTTTTGGTGCAAAGGGCTTCCGGAGCAGCCACCATCATCGCCGGTTACCCCTGGTTTACCGATTGGGGCCGGGACACAATGATCGCGCTGCCAGGTATAACCCTCCTCACCGGGCGGTTTCAGGCGGCCCGGGAGATCCTGGAGCTTTTCGGCGCCTACGTACGGGAGGGGCTTTTGCCTAACTACTTTCCCGACGACGGGGGCGAGCCGCTTTATAATACCGTCGATGCGGCGCTCTGGTACTGCCAGGCAGTTTACAAGTATTTTCAATACACCCGGGACGAAGATTTTGTGGTTAAAACAGCGCTGCCCGCGATGCGGGAGATTGTTACGCGTTACGCTGGGGGGACCCGTTACGGGATTGTCATGGCTGACGACGGGTTGCTCAAGGCAGGTAACCCGGATATTCAGCTTACCTGGATGGACGCAAAAGTGGGGGACTGGGTGGTGACGCCCCGGCACGGGAAAGCGGTGGAGATAAACGCGCTCTGGTACAACGCCGCCTGCATCTTGGAAGAGTTCCATGCCCGCTTCAAACTGCCCGACCCGCTTCCCGGACTGGCGGCCAAGATCCAGAAAGGGTTCCGCGCCTTCTGGCACCCGGCGGGGTACCTTTATGATGTTCTCCGGGAGGAGGAAAAAGAGGCGAAGATCCGGCCGAACCAGATTTTTGCCGTCAGCCTCCCTTTCTCACCGCTGAGCCAGGATGAGGCCGAAGCGGTAGTACGGCGGGTGGAAGCGGAGCTTTACACGCCTTACGGGCTACGCTCGTTATCTGCGCGCGACCCGGATTATAAGGGCCATTATGCTGGTGACCAGCGGCAGCGGGACGCCGCCTACCACCAGGGAACGGTCTGGAGCTGGCTTATCGGTCCCTTTGTCACCGCCTACCGCAAAGTTCACTGCTATTCGCCGGATAGCCAGGAACGGGCGCGGGTGTATCTGTCTCCTTTTCAAGACCACCTGGCGGACCACGGCATCGGAAGCGTCTCCGAAATCTTCGACGGCGATTGGCCCCACCGACCCCGCGGTTGCTTTGCGCAAGCCTGGAGTGTAGCGGAGGTCCTGCGGGCCTACGTGGAGGAAGTGTTAGAAAAAAGGGCAGGGAGGGGATAG
- a CDS encoding ROK family protein, translating to MTEYIVGVDLGGTKIRTALATLDGEVRAEVEVPTGAVAGYTRVIERIAGTIEEVRRQAGFPGKPLRVGLGAPGPLDPAKGIVHVAPNLGWRHVRVAADLEALVGAPVLLENDANLAAVGEFAYGAGKGVQDMVYITVSTGIGGGLILGGRLYRGAGYGAGEIGHITLLPDGPLCSCGNRGCLEALASGTAVARQARELIGRGGGRGILTLAGGVIDAVTAKMVAEAARQGDGEAKALFDEAARWLGIGIAAVVNLLNPAVVVLGGGMMKSAALFWGKLEEEVTARTLPGTREVLRLKVAELGGRSGVLGAVAYALRPE from the coding sequence ATGACCGAATATATCGTCGGGGTAGATCTCGGCGGGACCAAGATCCGGACGGCACTCGCCACGCTTGACGGGGAAGTGCGGGCGGAAGTCGAGGTTCCCACCGGCGCCGTGGCGGGGTATACCCGGGTGATAGAGCGGATCGCGGGCACAATAGAGGAAGTGAGGCGGCAGGCGGGTTTTCCGGGTAAGCCGTTGCGGGTGGGTTTGGGCGCGCCGGGGCCACTCGATCCCGCGAAAGGAATTGTCCACGTAGCCCCTAACCTTGGTTGGCGTCACGTTCGCGTGGCCGCTGATCTCGAAGCGCTTGTTGGCGCGCCGGTTTTACTCGAAAATGACGCTAATTTGGCGGCGGTCGGCGAGTTCGCTTACGGGGCGGGGAAGGGCGTTCAAGATATGGTTTACATCACCGTAAGCACCGGTATCGGCGGCGGGCTAATCCTCGGCGGGCGCCTCTACCGGGGCGCAGGCTACGGCGCGGGGGAGATTGGGCACATCACCCTTTTACCCGACGGCCCGCTTTGCTCCTGCGGTAACCGCGGGTGTCTCGAAGCGCTCGCTTCTGGAACGGCGGTGGCGCGGCAGGCCCGGGAACTGATCGGTAGGGGAGGGGGGCGAGGCATCCTGACGCTTGCGGGTGGCGTGATAGATGCGGTGACGGCGAAAATGGTAGCCGAGGCGGCACGCCAGGGCGATGGTGAGGCTAAAGCGCTCTTCGATGAAGCGGCGCGGTGGCTCGGAATCGGGATAGCAGCAGTGGTTAATCTGTTAAACCCGGCAGTTGTGGTTTTGGGCGGCGGGATGATGAAGAGCGCGGCGCTTTTCTGGGGAAAACTTGAGGAAGAGGTGACGGCGCGGACTCTTCCCGGGACCCGCGAGGTTTTGCGGCTCAAGGTGGCCGAACTTGGCGGCCGTTCCGGGGTGCTCGGCGCCGTAGCTTACGCTTTGCGGCCGGAGTAG
- the uvrB gene encoding excinuclease ABC subunit UvrB, translating to MAVFKLYSPFAPAGDQPQAIEKLVAGIEKGYRMQTLLGVTGSGKTFTMANVIARVGRPTLVLAPNKTLAAQLCSEFKEFFPENAVEYFVSYYDYYQPEAYLPQADLYIEKDSLINDEIDKLRHAATAAVLERRDVIIVASVSCIYSLGNPVDYAAQVVSLRRGESYDRDAVLRKLVQIRYERNDINFTRGKFRVRGDVIDVFPAAESERAVRVAFFGDEVERILEFDPLTGNVLGERYHVSFFPATHYVTAEDRWEAILAAIEEELAERVAWFQAQGKLLEAQRIETRTRFDLEMLREVGYCKGIENYSRYLTGRAPGEPPYTLLDYFPQDFLIFIDESHVAVPQLHGMYEGDRARKEALVEYGFRLPSAFDNRPLKFEEFIQRVNQVVFVSATPGDYEVQHSAQVVEQIVRPTGLVDPPLVVRPTQGQIDDLLGEIRTRTARGERVLVTTLTKRMAEDLADYLRELGIKVRYLHADIDTLERMAIIRDLRLGVCDVLVGINLLREGLDLPEVSLVAILDADKEGYLRSERSLIQTAGRAARNVNGLVVLYADAVTGSMQRAIAETERRRQVQLAYNHEHGIEPRTAQKPVRDVIEATKVAEEKGLYTLRPREMTVAQLRQLAKAYEKQMREAAKQLEFELAAQLRDVLLELRAELAVREGAGEKRRQDEGGRVKRKVGARG from the coding sequence GTGGCTGTTTTTAAGCTGTATTCGCCCTTTGCGCCGGCGGGGGACCAGCCGCAGGCGATTGAAAAGTTGGTGGCCGGGATCGAGAAAGGTTACCGGATGCAGACGCTTTTGGGCGTCACCGGCTCGGGGAAGACCTTTACGATGGCCAACGTGATCGCGCGGGTGGGGCGGCCGACGCTGGTGCTGGCGCCGAATAAGACGCTGGCGGCGCAGCTCTGCAGCGAGTTCAAGGAGTTTTTCCCCGAAAACGCGGTGGAGTACTTCGTCAGCTACTACGACTATTACCAGCCGGAGGCCTACCTGCCGCAGGCCGACCTTTATATCGAGAAGGACTCGCTGATCAACGACGAGATTGACAAACTGCGGCACGCGGCGACGGCGGCGGTCTTAGAGCGGCGGGACGTGATCATCGTAGCGAGCGTCTCTTGCATCTACAGCCTCGGCAACCCGGTTGATTATGCGGCGCAGGTGGTTTCTTTGCGGCGCGGGGAAAGCTACGACCGGGACGCGGTGCTGCGGAAGTTAGTCCAGATCCGCTACGAGCGCAACGACATCAATTTTACGCGCGGGAAGTTCCGGGTGCGGGGCGACGTGATAGATGTCTTCCCGGCGGCGGAGTCGGAACGGGCGGTGCGGGTGGCGTTTTTCGGGGACGAGGTGGAGCGTATCTTAGAGTTTGACCCGCTGACGGGGAACGTTCTCGGCGAGCGCTACCATGTTTCTTTCTTTCCGGCGACCCACTACGTCACGGCGGAAGACCGCTGGGAGGCGATCCTGGCGGCGATTGAAGAAGAGCTGGCGGAACGAGTCGCGTGGTTCCAGGCGCAGGGGAAGCTGCTCGAGGCGCAGCGGATAGAGACGCGGACACGCTTCGACCTGGAGATGCTCCGGGAGGTCGGGTACTGCAAAGGGATCGAGAACTATTCCCGCTACCTTACCGGCCGGGCGCCCGGCGAGCCGCCCTATACGCTTCTGGATTACTTTCCGCAGGATTTTTTGATTTTTATTGACGAGTCGCACGTAGCGGTCCCGCAGCTCCACGGGATGTATGAAGGCGACCGCGCGCGAAAGGAAGCGTTGGTCGAATATGGCTTCCGACTGCCTTCGGCTTTTGATAACCGGCCGCTCAAGTTCGAAGAGTTCATCCAGCGGGTGAACCAGGTGGTCTTCGTTTCGGCGACGCCGGGAGACTACGAGGTGCAGCACAGCGCGCAGGTGGTGGAGCAGATCGTGCGGCCGACGGGGCTGGTGGACCCGCCCTTAGTGGTGCGGCCGACGCAGGGACAGATAGATGACCTTCTGGGGGAAATCCGGACCCGAACGGCACGGGGCGAGCGGGTGCTGGTGACGACGCTGACGAAGCGAATGGCGGAGGACCTGGCTGACTACCTGCGGGAATTGGGGATCAAGGTCCGCTACCTGCATGCGGACATTGATACCTTAGAGCGAATGGCGATTATCCGCGACTTGCGCTTAGGGGTTTGCGATGTATTAGTAGGAATTAACCTGCTGCGGGAGGGGCTGGACCTGCCGGAGGTGAGCTTGGTCGCCATCCTGGACGCCGATAAGGAAGGCTACCTGCGTTCGGAGCGCTCGCTCATTCAGACCGCCGGGCGGGCGGCCCGGAACGTGAACGGCTTGGTGGTCCTCTACGCCGATGCGGTGACCGGCTCGATGCAGCGGGCGATCGCCGAGACGGAGCGGCGGCGGCAGGTGCAGCTCGCCTACAACCATGAACACGGTATCGAACCACGGACGGCACAAAAGCCCGTGCGGGACGTGATCGAAGCGACAAAGGTCGCTGAGGAGAAAGGCCTTTATACGCTGCGGCCGCGGGAGATGACGGTGGCGCAGCTCCGGCAGCTCGCGAAGGCCTACGAGAAACAGATGCGGGAGGCGGCGAAGCAGTTGGAATTCGAGCTGGCGGCGCAGTTGCGGGATGTGCTGTTAGAGCTGCGGGCGGAACTGGCGGTGCGGGAAGGCGCTGGAGAGAAAAGGCGGCAGGACGAAGGCGGAAGGGTGAAGAGGAAGGTAGGGGCGAGGGGTTAG
- a CDS encoding Cof-type HAD-IIB family hydrolase: MSGIKLVAVDLDDTLLDSRLTVSPRVKRAVEQATARGTAVVIATGRMFRAAVPYAVELGLKTPLITYQGALVKEHHTGREFFHRPVPLELARDVVRYLLPTGFHLQVYVNDTLCMAELTSDGERYARLSRVEPRVVGNLLAFLREPPTKVLMVAPEPEIDRLLPELRARYGGALHIEKSKPYFLEFSHPEATKGKALARVAQELGVARAAVMAIGDSYNDLSMLEYAGVGVVVGNARPEIKACATYVTATNDADGVALAIERWVLGEEHAELKEGRG, translated from the coding sequence TTGAGCGGGATTAAACTGGTTGCTGTGGATCTGGACGATACCTTACTTGACTCGCGGCTCACAGTCTCACCCCGGGTAAAACGGGCTGTCGAGCAGGCTACGGCGCGGGGCACGGCGGTGGTAATTGCGACCGGACGGATGTTCCGCGCTGCCGTTCCTTACGCTGTGGAGCTCGGGCTTAAGACCCCGCTCATCACCTACCAGGGGGCGCTCGTAAAGGAGCACCACACGGGGCGGGAGTTTTTCCACCGGCCCGTGCCGCTCGAGTTGGCGCGCGACGTGGTGCGTTACCTTTTGCCCACCGGTTTTCACCTCCAGGTTTACGTCAACGACACCCTCTGCATGGCCGAACTCACGTCCGATGGCGAACGCTACGCCCGCCTCTCGCGCGTCGAGCCGCGGGTGGTGGGTAATCTCCTCGCCTTTCTTCGGGAGCCGCCGACCAAAGTGCTGATGGTGGCACCGGAACCGGAAATTGACCGGCTGCTGCCAGAACTACGCGCCCGTTACGGCGGGGCACTGCACATCGAGAAGTCTAAACCTTACTTCCTCGAGTTTTCCCACCCGGAGGCGACGAAGGGTAAGGCGCTGGCGCGTGTGGCACAGGAGCTCGGTGTCGCCCGCGCGGCGGTAATGGCTATTGGCGACAGTTACAACGACCTTTCGATGCTCGAATATGCGGGGGTGGGGGTAGTAGTAGGAAACGCCCGGCCAGAAATCAAGGCCTGTGCGACCTACGTGACTGCGACCAACGACGCAGACGGCGTGGCGCTTGCCATTGAGCGTTGGGTTTTGGGGGAGGAGCACGCAGAGCTTAAGGAGGGGCGAGGATGA
- the uvrA gene encoding excinuclease ABC subunit UvrA: protein MQEAIVVRGARVHNLKNITVSIPRNKLTVITGLSGSGKSSLAFDTIYAEGQRRYVESLSAYARQFLGQMDKPDVDGIEGLSPAISIDQKSASHNPRSTVGTVTEIYDYLRLLFARIGQPHCSRCGLPIKQQAVSQMVDRLLALPEGTRVYILAPVVRGKKGEHARILEEAHRQGFVRARVDGTIHELGEGEIRLDKNKKHNVEIVVDRVVIKPDIASRLADSLETALKLADGLAVAAVVDGEEILFSSKFACPDCGVSLPELSPRLFSFNSPYGACPACTGLGALLEVDPELVVEPEKTLEEGAVAGWSYYSSQFYLLEGLARHYGFPLDIPYARLAPEHKAVILYGTGGERVRFVYRDLAGRRREYVAPFDGVIGYLTKRYRETSSDYVKAEIERMMRPRPCKACGGTRLRPEALAVKVGGKAIHEVTALSVSEALAFFEGLQLGPREEAIARQVLKEIKARLGFLVNVGLDYLTLDRAANTLSGGEAQRIRLATQIGSGLMGVIYILDEPSIGLHPRDQSRLLAMLKHLRDLGNTVVVVEHDAETISNADYVIDIGPGAGAHGGTVVAAGPPAEIMRHPVSLTGQYLSGRKTIPVRPRRRPTGRWLKVIGAAAHNLKEIDVAFPVGLFVCVTGVSGSGKSTLVNDILYRALARELHGARELPGAYRRLEGIEHVDKVINVDQSPIGRTPRSNPATYTGVLTDIRELFALLPEARVRGYKPGRFSFNVPGGRCEACRGDGIVKIEMHFLPDVYIPCEVCKGQRYNRETLAVKFRGKSIAEVLDMTVDEALEFFAAFPKIYRRLKTLQDVGLGYIKLGQPATTLSGGEAQRVKLAAELSRRATGRTVYILDEPTTGLHFADIAKLLDVLHRLVDAGNTVIVIEHNLDVIKTADYIVDLGPEGGARGGRVVAAGTPEEVAAVPESYTGRYLARILGGKAVDLAAGNVG from the coding sequence ATGCAGGAAGCCATTGTCGTAAGAGGCGCAAGGGTACACAACCTGAAAAACATCACGGTGAGCATCCCCCGGAACAAGCTTACGGTGATCACGGGCCTTTCGGGATCGGGGAAGTCTTCGCTCGCTTTCGACACCATCTACGCGGAAGGGCAGCGGCGGTACGTGGAGTCGCTGTCTGCTTACGCGCGCCAGTTCCTCGGCCAGATGGACAAACCGGACGTGGACGGCATCGAGGGGTTGTCGCCCGCCATCTCCATCGACCAGAAATCGGCCAGCCACAACCCGCGCTCCACCGTGGGCACGGTGACGGAGATTTACGACTATCTGCGGCTCCTCTTTGCGCGGATCGGGCAGCCCCACTGCTCCCGGTGCGGCCTGCCGATCAAGCAGCAGGCGGTTTCCCAGATGGTGGACCGGCTGCTTGCTCTCCCCGAAGGAACGCGCGTTTACATCCTGGCTCCTGTTGTCCGGGGCAAAAAAGGCGAGCACGCCCGCATTTTGGAGGAAGCGCACCGGCAGGGTTTTGTGCGGGCGCGGGTGGACGGGACCATCCACGAGTTGGGCGAAGGGGAGATCCGCCTCGACAAAAACAAAAAGCATAACGTTGAAATTGTAGTGGACCGGGTGGTAATCAAGCCGGATATTGCTTCCCGCTTGGCCGACTCTTTGGAAACAGCGCTCAAGCTTGCCGACGGGCTGGCGGTTGCGGCAGTCGTGGATGGCGAGGAAATCCTTTTCAGCAGCAAGTTTGCCTGTCCAGATTGCGGTGTTTCCCTTCCGGAGCTCTCGCCGCGGCTTTTTTCGTTCAACAGCCCCTACGGCGCCTGCCCGGCCTGCACCGGGTTGGGGGCGCTGCTGGAGGTTGATCCGGAACTAGTGGTCGAGCCGGAGAAAACCCTGGAAGAAGGGGCCGTTGCCGGCTGGTCCTATTACAGCAGCCAGTTTTATCTTTTGGAGGGGCTTGCCCGCCACTACGGTTTTCCGCTCGACATTCCTTACGCGCGCCTTGCTCCCGAACATAAAGCGGTTATCCTCTACGGGACGGGTGGGGAACGAGTGCGCTTTGTTTACCGCGACTTGGCGGGGCGGCGGCGAGAGTACGTGGCGCCCTTTGACGGTGTCATCGGCTACCTCACGAAACGCTACCGGGAAACCAGTTCCGATTACGTAAAGGCGGAGATCGAGCGGATGATGCGGCCGCGTCCCTGCAAAGCCTGCGGCGGTACCAGGCTGAGACCCGAAGCCCTGGCGGTGAAAGTGGGCGGGAAGGCTATTCACGAGGTGACGGCGCTTTCGGTCAGCGAGGCCTTGGCCTTTTTCGAGGGGTTGCAGCTTGGGCCGCGGGAGGAAGCGATTGCCCGGCAGGTTTTGAAGGAGATCAAGGCGCGGCTCGGTTTTTTGGTCAATGTGGGGCTCGACTACCTCACGCTGGACCGGGCGGCCAATACCCTTTCCGGGGGAGAAGCGCAGCGGATTCGCCTGGCCACGCAGATTGGCTCCGGACTCATGGGAGTGATTTACATCCTCGACGAGCCGAGCATCGGGCTTCACCCGCGGGACCAGTCGCGGTTGCTGGCCATGCTGAAACACCTGCGTGATTTAGGGAACACGGTAGTCGTCGTGGAGCACGATGCGGAGACCATTTCGAATGCCGATTACGTTATCGATATTGGACCTGGCGCGGGTGCGCACGGAGGGACAGTCGTGGCGGCGGGCCCGCCTGCGGAAATTATGCGCCACCCTGTTTCCCTCACCGGGCAGTATTTAAGCGGGCGCAAGACGATTCCGGTGCGGCCGCGCCGGCGGCCGACGGGGCGGTGGCTGAAGGTAATTGGAGCGGCAGCGCACAACCTGAAGGAGATCGACGTGGCCTTTCCGGTTGGCCTTTTTGTTTGCGTTACCGGCGTTTCGGGTTCGGGGAAGAGCACCCTGGTAAACGATATCCTTTACCGGGCGTTAGCCCGTGAGTTGCACGGGGCGCGGGAGTTGCCGGGTGCCTACCGGCGCCTTGAGGGGATAGAACACGTCGATAAGGTAATCAACGTGGACCAGTCGCCGATCGGCCGGACGCCCCGTTCGAACCCGGCTACCTACACAGGCGTCTTAACCGACATCCGTGAGCTTTTCGCGCTGCTGCCGGAGGCCCGGGTGCGGGGCTACAAGCCCGGGCGGTTCAGCTTCAATGTTCCGGGTGGCCGGTGCGAAGCCTGCCGGGGCGACGGGATCGTAAAAATCGAGATGCACTTTTTACCGGATGTTTATATTCCGTGCGAAGTATGTAAAGGGCAGCGCTATAACCGGGAGACCCTCGCGGTGAAATTCCGGGGCAAGAGCATCGCTGAGGTGCTCGACATGACGGTGGACGAGGCACTTGAATTTTTTGCTGCTTTCCCCAAAATCTACCGGCGGCTGAAGACCTTGCAGGACGTGGGCTTGGGTTACATCAAGCTTGGCCAGCCGGCGACCACCCTTTCCGGCGGCGAGGCGCAGCGGGTGAAATTAGCTGCGGAACTCTCCCGGCGCGCGACCGGGCGGACGGTTTACATCCTCGATGAGCCGACGACGGGACTCCACTTCGCCGATATTGCGAAGCTGCTGGACGTGCTCCACCGCCTGGTAGATGCAGGGAATACGGTGATCGTGATCGAACATAATCTGGACGTAATTAAAACCGCAGACTACATCGTTGATTTGGGACCAGAAGGCGGGGCCCGCGGCGGCCGGGTGGTGGCTGCCGGAACGCCGGAGGAAGTGGCGGCGGTACCGGAGTCTTATACCGGGCGGTATTTGGCCCGCATCTTGGGCGGGAAGGCGGTTGATTTGGCTGCGGGAAATGTGGGGTGA